The sequence TCAAGGAGCTGCGCAAAGAAGCTAAGCGCGAGGGAATGGAGGGGATTTCTCCACGCTACATTCAGGACAAGATCTCAAATGCTCTGGTAGTCGATAAGGGTGGGGGTTGTATCAACCCATTCATAGTCCTGAACGAACTAGATTCGGGTCTCAAAGCTCACTCCCTCATTAATAATGAGGAGATTCGCAAGCACTACCGCGAGCTGCTCTCTGAGGTCAAACGCGAGTATGAAGATGTGGTCAAACACGAGGTTCAGCGAGCTATTTCTGCTGATGAATCTGCGATCGACAAGCTTTGCGGTAACTACATCGATAACGTGAAAGCCTATGTGCAGCGGGAAAAAGTGCGCAATCCGTTTACAGGCGCCGACGAAGAGCCTGACGAGCGTTTGATGCGTGCCATTGAGGAGAAAATCGATATCTCCGAGAGTCGCAAAGATGACTTCCGTCGCGAAATCATGAATTATATCGGGGCACTAGCTCTCGAGCGCCGATCCTTTGATTTCCGTACTAATGAGCGCCTACACCGTGCCCTTGAACTGAAGTTATTTGAGGACCAAAAGGACACCATCAAACTTACTACGTTGGTGTCGAGCGTGGTCGACCGCGAAACTCAAGCTAAGATCGACGTGGTTAAAAACCGCCTGATCAAAAACTACGGGTACTGCGAGATTTGCGCTAGCGATGCTCTAAGCTTCGTTGCCAGCATATTCGCCCGTGGCGATGTCACCAAAGCCGACAAAGACAAACAGCCTTAAGGTCTTTTTTCTAAGAGGTTCCCAATGCCCATGCACATGGAATCGGACCTCAACCGGTTTCGCAAAATCGTTCGCGGCAAAATCAAAAAGGAACTGCGTCGCTTTATCTCGTCCGGCGATCTGATCGGCAGACAGGGCAAGAAACGAGTGACGATTCCTTTGCCGCGGATAGACATTCCTCACTTTCAGTACGGCTCCAACGAGCAAGGCGGCGTTGGCCAAGGCCAAGGTGAAGTCGGGGATCAGGTGGGGCAGGGGGAACCGCAGCCAGGAGAGGGTCAAGCGGGCGACGGTGAGGGACAGCACAGTCTTGAGGTTGATGTCACTCTGCAAGAACTAGCCGAGATTCTTGGCGAAGAATTGGCGCTGCCCAATATTGAGAATAAAGGCAAAAAGAACATCGAGGACCGTCAGTATAAATATACTGGGATTCTCAAACAAGGTCCCGAGTCCCTACGCCATTTTAAGCGCACCTATAAGCAGGCGCTGCGCAGGGCGATTTCATCAGGTACTTACGATCCCGAGAATCCCGTGATCGTTCCGATCAAAGAAGATAAACGCTATCGCTCGTATCGCGTATATAACCTGCCCGTAGCCAATGCAGCCATCATCTACATGATGGACGTCTCCGGCTCCATGGGTGACGAACAAAAAGAGATCGTCCGCCTGACTAGCTTTTGGCTCGACACCTGGCTATCCACGCAATATGCGGGACTTGAGCGACGCTATATCATCCATGATGCGACTGCTCGGGAAGTGGATCAACAAACCTTCTACCGCACCAAAGAGTCAGGCGGCACCTTAATCAGCTCGGCGTACCGACTCGCACTGAAAATGATCGAGGAATCGTTCGATCCATCTGAGTGGAATATTTACCTGTTTCACTTTTCTGACGGTGACAACTGGTCAGGCAACGATACCGCCGAGTGTATGAAACTACTCGAGTCCCATTTGATCCCTGCTGCCAACCTTTTTGCCTACGGTCAGGTTGAATCGCGTTATGGTTCGGGACAATTCCTACGAGATTTACAAAAGCATTTTGGCGACGCTAGTAACAAAATAACCTTAGCGCAAATCAAAGATCGTGACGCTATAGTCGATGCGCTGAAAACCTTCCTTGGTAAAGGCAAATAAGGTTATGCACGGCTACAACACGCAACTAACTCCCGAGCTTCAGGACATTGCAGCTAAACTGGCTGATGCCGCACGTGCTGCTGGCCTTGATTTCTTCGACACGATCTTTGAGCTCGTCGATTATAAGCAGCTTAACGAAATAGCCGCCTACGGTGGGTTCCCTACGCGCTATCCCCACTGGCGCTGGGGCATGGAATACGAACGTCTATCGAAAAGTTATACCTATGGCCTCTCGATTATCTATGAGATGGTCATCAACAACGATCCTTGTTACGCGTACCTACTGCGCGCCAACGACCTCGTATACCAAAAGACCGTCATTGCGCACGTCTACGGGCATTGCGATTTTTTTAAGAACAACTACTGGTTCAGTAAGACGAATCGCAAAATGCTGAATCAGATGGCCAACCATGCCGTTATGATCAGAAAATTTATTGATGATATTGGCCAAGATGACGTCGAATCATTTATCGACACCTGTTTGTCTCTCGAAAACCTGATCGACATCCACGCGCCATTTAAGTCACCGCAAAAGCCACGCAGCGATACCGATGAGTATGGTCGGCCAAAGCCGCCCGCAAAGATCAAAGCCAAGCCCTACATGGATACCTATATCAATCCCGCCGAGTTTCTTGAGCATCAGCGGCGCAAACAGGTTGAAGAGGCCCAAAGGGTCAAAAGTTTCCCGGAAAATCCCGAGCGTGATGTCCTCAAGTTTCTAATTGATCACGCGCCCATGACTAGCTGGGAAAAGCGCGTTTTAGGCATCATTAGAGACGAGTCTTACTATTTTGCGCCACAAGCCCAAACAAAAATTCTCAACGAAGGTTGGGCCACCTACTGGCATAGCAAGATGATGACGCAAATTGCTCCCTTGCACGAAAGCGAAATTATCGACTACTGCGATCATTTTGCCGGTGTCGTGGCATCTCATCCCGGCAGTTTGAATCCCTACAAACTAGGCGTCGAATTACTACGACACATCGAGCGACGCTGGGATCGCGGTCAGTTCGGTATCGACTACCTTCACTGCGACGACCCAAAAAAGCGGGCGGAATGGAACAAGAATCTCGGACTAGGTAAGCAGAAGCTCCTCGAAGTCCGACGCATCCATAATGACATCACATTTCTGGACGAGTTCTTGGACGAGGATTTCTGTCACGAGTCAAAGATGTTCATCTATGATTACGATAGGCGCTCCAATAAATATGTAATCTCAAGTCGGGACTTCCGTGAGATTAAGCAGAAGCTACTTCAGCAGCTAACGAATTTTGGCCAGCCGATTATCAAGGTAGTCGACGGTAATTTCCGCAATAGAGGCGAGTTGCTGCTGCAGCATAGTCACGAGAGTGTCGACCTAAAACATGACACGACTCTTGAAACGTTGAAGAATCTGCATCGAGTATGGAAGCGACCGGTGCACATCGAGACCATGATCGAAGAGGTTAAAAGAAGGATCTCGTATGATGGATCAAACCACCAAATCGAAAAGATTTGACGTGCGCTTTGCCGCTCTCATTCTCGTCGCCGTGTCTTTTGCAGCGGTCGCAAGGGCAGCCGTTAGCCCCGTTAAGCTGCCTATCATTCAGAATGTTGGAGTCGTCCCAGTGCAGTGGGAGGGCTCCTATCACCGTCTCCCAGTCAAAGAGTTGATTGCTCGGGAGTTCCCCGCTGCTGTCAGATCTAGTCACAGATTCCGCGTTCTAGGAGACGACCTCATCGCTGAAGAGTGGCAGACGGAGAAAGGCCGCGCTGATCTGCGCGACCAATATGAGGCTCAAGCTCTCCTTAGTTTGACTGTTGCCGTGCGCGATGATGTAACGACTTTTAGTGTCCGCCTCGTGGATCTCAACATGCATTCTGAGCTCCTTGAAAGTGACACCATCGAAACAAATTGGTTTAATGAGGCAAAATCCTCAGAGGTCACAGATAAGCTTGAAAGCTTAGTTTTTCGCCTAGTGAATCGTCTGCCTATAGATGTTTCAGTCACGTCCATCCAAGGTCATTACATAACTTTGTCCGGTGGCTCCGAGCAAAATATAGCAGTGGGTGATCGGGTAGAGCTCGTGCGCACCTCGGTCCGCAGTCTTCACCCCGCCAATGGTACCTGGCTAGAATTCAGTTCAAAACCCACTGGCGTGGCACAAGTCGTGGACCTGAAGTCCACTACCTCCGTGGCCAAAATTCTGAACCAGACCTACGACCAAGCCATAGAAGTGGGCGACGGCGCCAAAATTAAGTCTCTGAGCTCGCGCGTCAAATTCGCTCGCCTCGCAGCTAGTCAAGGCCTCAAGGACGCCGGACGCCAGTCCACAGTGATTGTCTCACCCATTTACGTGCCAGGTATGCCGCAACCGACTGTGGCAAAAGTTGTTGAAGCGGAGCGGCCAGCGGCGATAACCGATCAGCATAACGAAACCGAAAATCAAAGTGGCAGCAGCACCTCTGACGTCGTGATAGGTGAGTCCCTGCCTGTTGGTAAGGCCCCCCCAGCAACTCCAGGCGAACCGGGCGGCTCTGCCCCTACGGCTACGGATATATCCCGGGAGGATTCCGGCATTAACCTATGGGACGACATCACCAAAGAAGCCACTAGCCATCGTCTCGTAGAACACGCCCAGGCCTACGGCGGACCTAGCCTCTGGCGTATGAGTGGAGGTGGGATTACAGGCAGCGGCAGCAAAATGCCCATGCTACTCATAAATAACATTGGCGCGAGTGTGACGCGAAATCTCATGTTTAGACTCCGCAATGACTTCGGCGCTCAATTGCTAAGTGGAAGCACCACGAACGGCCGATTTGGTGGTTATCGCGGTCTTGTGCGTATTTATTGGGATGCTGAATTCCCCGCAATCCTCGCTGGTTTCATCTACGGCTGGCGTGGCGGTGGCTTAGCCACTGTCAATGGACTCTCTGTCTCCGGCGAATCATTCGGTGGCGGCGACTGGTTCTCAAGCGGCGGCTTCGCTGCGCTTTACGGCCAGTTGCCCGGCAGCCTTTTGGGCGATCGCTACGATTGGCAGGGTGAGTTCTCATTAATCCCGGTAGTCATTGGTAGACTAGGGCTTGGCGGCAAATGGCAGCGCGTGCAATCTGCCTTTGCTACGCAGATCAATCTTGCCTTCACGCAATACCGGCCAGCCCATGTGCTAGCTTGGGGAGCTGGCATAGACATGGGAAATGGCACGTGGTCTATGGGTAACAGCCAGAATGTGTCGATTCGGAATTTCGACATCCAAGTCTTAGCTAAATACAGATTCTAGAATCGGCGTCAACTTTCGCTTGAGTCTCGCTGACGGGCCGGATAGCTTAACAGAAGCTAAACAAATCTAGCCAAATTTACTAAGTAAGCGAGAGGAGCGGAATCGTGAAAACGAATTTGTGCGCGATCTTATTTGGGGCAATGGTTCCACTGACGGCGCAGGCCACCACCGTAGCCGTAATCGATTCCGGAGTCGACTACGAGCATGAAGCTCTGGCAGAGAAAATGTGGACAAATACGGCCGAGACTGATGGGGACAAAACCGACAACGATGGCAATGGAAAAATTGATGATATCCATGGTTGGAATTTCGCGGATAACGATGCCCTGATCATCGATTATGCGCTCCAGGAAAAATATCGTCCGGATATTGAAAAGTTCCTTGAGCTGCAACTTGCTGCGATTGAGGGTACCGCGACAGAAGGTGAAAAACTGTGGATGAAAGAGCGCCTAACTGATGCTGACTTCGTAAACAGTATCCAAACCTATGCTGGTTATGCTCACGGGACCCACGTGGCTGGGATCGTTGCTCGTGACAATCCCGAAGCAAAAATTCTCGCTGCCAAAATCCTCTCGACCAAAACCATGTTTCAACGCCTGAAAGACCGCGTGCGCCACTCCCTGGCGGCAGGCAAGGACGTCGGCTTCATTCAGGAATTCGTCTTTAAGCTCGGCATGTACGGCATCGCTATTCAGCAATCGAAAATCTTCGAGCAAATTGGCGCCTACCTGAGTGCTAATGGTGTCAGTGTTGCCAATGGTTCGTTTGGCACCGGGATGGAGCAAGCTCGCGGACTAGTAACTCCGATCCTCATTGCGCTGATTGGCAGTGAACCTTCGGCGGAACTAGTTGACGAGTATGCAAGCTTTTTTGTGCAGCGGATGATCGACCAGCAGGCAAAAGTCCTAGCTAAGTACCCCGATATCCTGTTTGTCTTTGCCGCGGGCAACGACGGCTCGGACAATGATCGCTTACCGGAGGCCCCTGCTGGCGTGCGTCTAGACAACGTCATTACAGTTGGCGCCAGCATCGGCAATGTAGGTCTTGCACCCTTCAGCAACTACGGTGCGTCACGCGTCGATCTTTTTGCGCCAGGTGTAGGTACCAGGTCTTCGGTTCCGCGCCAAAACATGTACCTGCCCATGAGCGGAACCAGCATGTCAGCGCCCGAAGTGGCACGAGTAGCTGCCCTGATTAAAGACGCCAACCCAAACCTTAAGGCTTCAGAAATCCGTGAAATTCTGATGGGCACTATCGATCGCAAAGACTTTCTGAAGGGTCGCTCCTACTCTGAGGGCGTCTTGAACGATGATCGTGCTCTTGCGGCTGCACAGGGTTCGAAGTCCACCGATCTGCGCAGTGCTATCAAAGCCGCCAAACGTGCTGTTTCCGATAAAGCGCCGCTAGGTAAGTACGATAGCGCGACTGGGGACTTCACTTACGTAACTCCGTTCTAAGCACCTGGCGCTGGGCACCGCAGCATTGGCCGGTGCCTGGTCGCTTTTCACTCTGGACTTGGGCCTGGTTGTGATATGGGGAAACCCTGGCACTAAGGCCTTTGCCCGGAGTCAAGTATGCAGTTAGTTACAATTGCTAAGTCATTTTTAGGATTGGTAATCCTTCCCTGTAGCCTAGCGGCACCCGCCCTCGCGATCCCATTACGGGACAGCTCTGCTTATGAAATGCTAAGCGATGGGCCGACGGATAGTGAAGTCTCAGTAAATACTCAAAACTTTCTTGGGACAGTGGCACTGAGCAATTGCTCTGGAGCCTTGGTCCAGTTTGGTGAAACCGACCCAACTAGCCCAGCTCTGGTCCTAACCAACGGCCACTGCGTTGAGCGACAACTGCCCCAACCTGGGGAAGTTCTAGTTAATATCCCGTCGCGGCGCGCCTTCAACCTGCTCGATCGCGCGGCCAGAAACGTACTGGGTACGGTGAACGCAAAGACTATGCTCTACGCGACGATGACAGACACCGATGTCGCTCTCTACCTCCTCGACCTGACTTACGAAGAGATAAAAGATCAGTATGGTATCGACCCGTTGACCGTCACCGACCAGAAGCCAGTCACGGGGACCCCGATCAGCATCGTATCCGGCTACTGGCGGCGTACCTATTCCTGCACAATCGACGGTTTCGTCCCGGAACTGCGCGAAGACGGATGGATTTTCCGCGATGCCATTCGGTATTCGGCTGACGGTTGCGCCGTGATTGGTGGCACCTCAGGAGCCCCGATTATTGCTGGTAGCGACCGTACCATCGTCGGCATCAACAACACCATCAACGAGAACGGCGCCCGTTGTACCCGCAACAACCCTTGCGAAGTCGATCGCACAGGTAATATTGTGGTGCGTAAGGGTATTGGATACGGTGAGCAGGTTTACTGGTTTCACAGCTGCCTAGACAGCAGTGGTATCGCTGTTGACCTCCAAAAGCCAGGATGTCTGTTACCTAAGCCAAAGTGAAAAGCGATTGCGCTGGCGTCGCTGAAAAAGGCGCGCCAGGCTCGTTCAGGTGGACGCGATTAAATTTGCCGTCGGCGAACAGAAGTAGATTGGGTTTGTCCCAGCTGTCGACGCTAACCATCATGCGCTCCGTCTGGGGGTGGTTCTCTGCGTAGGGCACGTGAAAGTGCCCGATGATCCCATGATGGGCCTCATCAAGCGCCAGCCACGCCGCAAATGCGCTGAGTATCCGCTCATGGTTAAGTACTCGGTATTGATCTTGCGCTCGTGAAAACTTTGCGTGACGTAATGCGTAGGCGTCCAGCAGAGCGCCCGGTACTAAGGCAGCGGTGCGCCGGATGAGCTGTGACTTCAGCGTTGCACGGAAGACCCGATAAAGCGGCTCGTCGATCAGGAGGTCCCCATGCATGAGCTTGATTTTATGGCCTGATTTTAGGGCAACGGTGAGGTCTCTT is a genomic window of Deltaproteobacteria bacterium containing:
- a CDS encoding trypsin-like peptidase domain-containing protein, which produces MQLVTIAKSFLGLVILPCSLAAPALAIPLRDSSAYEMLSDGPTDSEVSVNTQNFLGTVALSNCSGALVQFGETDPTSPALVLTNGHCVERQLPQPGEVLVNIPSRRAFNLLDRAARNVLGTVNAKTMLYATMTDTDVALYLLDLTYEEIKDQYGIDPLTVTDQKPVTGTPISIVSGYWRRTYSCTIDGFVPELREDGWIFRDAIRYSADGCAVIGGTSGAPIIAGSDRTIVGINNTINENGARCTRNNPCEVDRTGNIVVRKGIGYGEQVYWFHSCLDSSGIAVDLQKPGCLLPKPK
- a CDS encoding SpoVR family protein; protein product: MHGYNTQLTPELQDIAAKLADAARAAGLDFFDTIFELVDYKQLNEIAAYGGFPTRYPHWRWGMEYERLSKSYTYGLSIIYEMVINNDPCYAYLLRANDLVYQKTVIAHVYGHCDFFKNNYWFSKTNRKMLNQMANHAVMIRKFIDDIGQDDVESFIDTCLSLENLIDIHAPFKSPQKPRSDTDEYGRPKPPAKIKAKPYMDTYINPAEFLEHQRRKQVEEAQRVKSFPENPERDVLKFLIDHAPMTSWEKRVLGIIRDESYYFAPQAQTKILNEGWATYWHSKMMTQIAPLHESEIIDYCDHFAGVVASHPGSLNPYKLGVELLRHIERRWDRGQFGIDYLHCDDPKKRAEWNKNLGLGKQKLLEVRRIHNDITFLDEFLDEDFCHESKMFIYDYDRRSNKYVISSRDFREIKQKLLQQLTNFGQPIIKVVDGNFRNRGELLLQHSHESVDLKHDTTLETLKNLHRVWKRPVHIETMIEEVKRRISYDGSNHQIEKI
- a CDS encoding DUF444 family protein: MPMHMESDLNRFRKIVRGKIKKELRRFISSGDLIGRQGKKRVTIPLPRIDIPHFQYGSNEQGGVGQGQGEVGDQVGQGEPQPGEGQAGDGEGQHSLEVDVTLQELAEILGEELALPNIENKGKKNIEDRQYKYTGILKQGPESLRHFKRTYKQALRRAISSGTYDPENPVIVPIKEDKRYRSYRVYNLPVANAAIIYMMDVSGSMGDEQKEIVRLTSFWLDTWLSTQYAGLERRYIIHDATAREVDQQTFYRTKESGGTLISSAYRLALKMIEESFDPSEWNIYLFHFSDGDNWSGNDTAECMKLLESHLIPAANLFAYGQVESRYGSGQFLRDLQKHFGDASNKITLAQIKDRDAIVDALKTFLGKGK